One Oryctolagus cuniculus chromosome 7, mOryCun1.1, whole genome shotgun sequence genomic window, ggcagagagagacagtctcAAGCTGTGAGCGTTAACTCCTTGCTGGCGCTTCAGCAGGGAGTGGGTCTGCAAGTGGCTTTAGGAAGCTTTTGAGAAGGGAGAGTCTGCACCCCCAAGGTGAAGTGGCAACGGCACCCCCAAGGTGAAGTGGCAACGCGGTCTTCCCTCCTCAACAACCCCAGCCCTTCCCGGCCCAGGGTCTCTGgggaggatgcttcaaaaagttcatgggagaaaACGAACGTATGAATTTaggggcaggtgcttgggctAGCAGGCTGTAGAGACACCTGCGTTCCCCAATCACAGtatcccagttccagctcctgactccagttccttgctaacgcAGATGgtggggaggcagcggtgatgtcttaagtccctgggttcctgctccccacgtgggaaacctggacgcagctgctggctcctggctttggccacagcccacactggccattgtgggcatttagggagtgaaccagcaggtaggagctctctctgtctctctttctttatgtctccaattaaaaaaaaaaagaacttttaaagtatgagtttattttggtgccagaaattttttgaaatctgtgcagttttttcataatatgaattttctccatcttatgaaaaaaatttttttgcatcagaaagtgttttgcaccaaaatgagttcacattttaaattccattttccatgaacattttgaagtaccctcatgtgtgaACACCCAAAAGAGTGGCCCGTGGATAGCGAGGGTCTGGTCTGGCTCGCAGAAAGGCCACCCCACCCTTAAGAACAGGGAACATCCCACCTCACAAACATCTCTTTACTCCTAGAACATTCCAaggggctcctgcccccaccaaGCCCCTCTGTCCTCAAGCACCAGTGAAATCCTCATCACAGACTCATAGGGCCAGGCATCTAACAGCAACACCAGCGCCAAGCAGCATGGCTAGAAAAGATGAAAACCTATGTGAGTTCTAACATCTCCGTTcctggctgtggtttccatggaaaTAGACATCTGCTCTGGGGAGAAAGGAAAGGTGGGGGGAGTGGTGTCAGTGCTTTAAAATAATCAGTGTTTTGAAAGGTTAATTCTGCTCCCCTGTCACAACATGAATAGTCAGAAATGTGAGATTTTTGTGTGGCAACTTCGTGTGTCTAAAAAAACATCCCTGTGCATCCACTGGGTGAGCCCTCCGACCGACCGGGAAGACTTCAGGACAGAAGGCGGGGTCCAGGCATAATGGGCCCGCATGGCCGTGACTCCCGCACTCGCGGTGCCTGCTGATCTGCCACCTTTTAGCAAGGTCTTATCCCACCCCTCTCTAGCCTTTTAAGTAATTTCTCAGGTCCCACTCACAAAACCGACAGACACACCTGGCCAAGTTTGATCAAGAGGGGCTGAGAATCGGAACCACTCCCACTCACAGACTAAGCGGAAACCCCCTCCCattggctggggaggggctgaccCCCACACAAGGGCGATTGAAAATACAGCTCAGGCAATGGCCAAGTTGCTAATTGTCTGCTTTGTGTGGTGTCTGCTCCCCGTGTGGTGGTTTTTCATTGTCCCTGGCACCTATTAATGGTGCTTTATCTCCGGCACATCCCTAGTGACTAGCTGGCTGTGGAAGTCGCTTTAAATTAAGACTTCTAGGGCGTTGGTCCCATTTGCCTCTGGGTTTGGGGAGACACAACCCATGAATAAAACACAGGTGTCTTGCTTAGGCTCCCAAGGACACGACCATCATCAAGGAGAGAAGGAGTCCAATAACTGTGTACattttttgccccccccccctttttttttttttttgcctttctgtAGGAAAATAGAGGCGGCTCTTGTTGTAGAGGGGTGAGGGCTCGGTTCATTCTAAGATAGCCGGGGTCAGACCAGTTTCCCTGTGCCTCTGCTCTGACTCTGTTCCCCGCAGGCCGGAGCACCGGCGACCTTGAGCTTCTTTTGTTTTGAATCTCAAAAAGAGCCCCATACAGCTCCGGGAAGCACGTGCTCCAAGAACAAAGCCAGCACATAAACGCAGTCTGTGGGGTCGAGAACTGCTGTGGCTCTTCTTTCCCGGTCCCCGGCCAAAGGCTTGGCACAACAGATGGAGGGTGCCTGCGAGCCGAGGGGCTTTGTTCCACCCCAGATCAAATTCCCGAGCCCGCACGCCGTTCCGCACCGGTCCGGGTGCTGGGGATGAGGGCGAGGGCGCGCCCAGTGAGGGAGGGGCCGCGCCCGGGACCCGTCAGCGCTGTCCGGGTTAGGGATTACAGGTGACACGCCGGTGTCTACCCGGGACAGGGCGCCGGAGGCAGTGGGACACGCCAGGGAGCGAAGCCGCACTGTCCTGTTACAGGGGCTCGGGCGTCCGGGGCGACGGTGCGGGGCTGGGGTTCACCAGAAGGGACACCGCTGTGTCCGAGTGCTGCCCTTGGGGCAATGCGGGGCACGTGGCTCGACAGAGGCGGAGTCCGGACGGCCACCGTCCCAGAGGTAGGGAGGgacccccggccccgccctgccccgcccttcTCCTAGAGACAGGGCACTTGGTTCGGACCCCGGCCCGGGGGCCGCCGCAACGCACTCCCCCGCGGTGAGACAGCCTCCCCAGCCCCTAGTTCACACCTGGGGCGGCCCCCTGAGCGCCCCCCACCCCTCGCattgtctccctgcccctccagcccGGACTACGCTTCCCGAGGTGCTCCAGGGTCCCGGGGGGCGGCGCCCACTcgccggcgggggaggggccggcacgtGCCGCCCCTCGCAGCCAATGCGGAGCCCTGCGGGGAAGTCACGTGCCGCTGTTTGGCGCTTTTGTGCGCGCCCAGGTCTGTTGGTGCTCAGAGTGTGGCCAGGCGGCTCGGACTGAGCAGGTGGGTGTGGGGCTCCCGGAgccgccggcggcggcggcggccgcgggctgAGCCCGGCGAGAGGGACGCGGCGGGCGGGAGGGGCCGCGCCGGAGCAGCCGCCCCCTGCTGGAAGGcggcgggcggggccgcggccTCGGAGGGGCTGGAGGGCGGGGGTCGCAGCGCTTTGTGTGCGGCTCGGGCGGAGCCTCGGCTTTGTCCCCGCTCCCTGGGGGCGCGGCTGtcgtggggagggggcgcggccAGCCGGGGGAGCTCCCGGCATCAGCTCGGGGGTGCCATCCAGGAGACAATAGGGGGCGTGGGCCCTcgttttcctccttccttctgccccctccctctctccccctgcgGGCGCTGCCCCTCTGGGGTCCCCATTgtcgggaggggaggggcggcgcCTCTAGGGAGCTGCGGACTGCGGGCGGCCAGAGGCGCGTCCCCTGCCCGCGGCGACCCGTGTGGGGGACTGAGGGGCGGCGCCCCGCCAAGGCTCTCCAGCCCTCGCGGCCAAGGGTGCAGACAGCGCGCGGGGCGGCAGACCGGGGACTGGGGCGACGGGAGGAGGCGGTGAGCCGGCGGCGGAGGTGTCGGGCCAACTGTTCCCGCCGCCTGCCCCACCCGCCGTGCTGCGGCTGAGGTGGCGGCGGCCTCGAGGTGTTTTTGGCGGGAGTTGGGGGGGGCGTCCGCGCGCGgcgagcccgggaggggcggagTTACCCGGATTGGACCGTTAGCCacgcccacccctccccttcccacgcGCGCGGGCTCTAGGGTGTTGGGAGTTCGCGGAGATTCGAAAAGGCGCGgggaggaagggggcggggcccggggccggAGTGCAGGGCGTGCTCTGATTGGCCGGGCGCGGCCCTGCGTCCCCGCCCGGCCGGGGCCACGCCCATGCCGGGTCCCGGGCTCTGCGGCGCCGAGGCGATTTCGCCGCCCGTGACTTGGGAACCCGTGGTCCTGTGTTTTCGGTGATCGCGTGGGGTCTTGCAAAAATCGTGActttaaaaaagtcaacaaagGGTGTAGGATTTTTCGTGACATATGGCAGCAAATGTGGTAACTTAGAACCCAGAGGTTGCTGAAATTTCATTTTGCCCGCTGTTGGGCAGGTAGCTGAGACGTCACGAACAATAGGCGCTCCACATTATTGGTGGATCCCAGCCTGGGCGTTTTGTCATCCACCCTGGCAGACGCAGACAAAGCAGGGCGGGTGTCGGTGCGCACAATGCGCGGTCGGCAGTGATAAGATGGCTCCGGGCTCGCCCCGCGAGTGGCATTTGAATGTTCTCGGCTtggggctcggggtggggggtggtggatTCCTCAACCTTGCCCCTTCACCTCTTCTAATTTTAAGAAATCCAAGTGTTGTTTTTTGAAAGAGCAATCTCCATTAACTGGATTTTCTGCAACCAGTGTTTTGTTCTTCGATTCAGATTTCCCAGTGTGCTGCAGTATTTGATCGATTTTGCTCGTTCTCTTCCCTGATTCATGATGTCTTATTTAATTGCACGTAGTGATTTTTCTGCCACTGATTTATGTGGAGGTGGTGTGAGGTTCCTTTGTGTGGGTGAcctagggaaatgcaaagaaactgATGGCATGCTTCTGCACATCGTTTTCAGGGCTTCCCTCACCACCGGATTCTGTAGCGTACACTGCCAGTCTCTTGTCTTCCTTCACCATGGCGTCTTCTGGTAGGTGACGTGCTTAGATAAGCTGAAATTGTGATGAGTAGGCGGCTCAGGTTAAGTCTTGAATTTGGCACTTGTGTTTTGGTCTTCTCGAAAATCCAATTCATATATAGgaggataaaagaaaaaatgatctcTCACTTGAATGTACTAAGGACTCATGACTGTTTCATTATTAGATGATTTGGCTTGGTCCAAAGCAAAATCGTGGTGTTAGCACGAGTCTTTCTTTTGTTCATGAGAGTGATGTCAAACACTGATGTCTCAGAATAGTGACTTAGTCCACGCATGTTGAGCTTTGTTTCCTGGGAGGTGGCGTTTAAGTAACAGTTTCTTGCCTGCAGGCATATCATCTTCATCAGCcttaattctatcatttagttGCCTTGGTTTTTAGAAAATTAGAGGACAGTTGATTTGGAGACACCCGTTTTTCTCAATTGTCGTACATATGATCAACTGCAGATATTCAGGTGAAAGAACTGGAGAAGCGTGCTTCGGGCCAGGCTTTTGAGCTGATTCTCAGCCCTCGGTCAAAAGAATCTGTCCCGGATTTCCCCCTTTCCCCTCCGAAGAAGAAGGATCTTTCCCTGGAGGAGATTCAGAAGAAATTAGAAGCTGCTGAAGAAAGACGCAAGGTAAACATCACAATTCGCAGACAACAAGGTGTTGATAATGAAATGGGGCAGATTTGTTTGATTTCCATAATAGGAGGAAACAGTTGTAGGTACACCGACATCGCTGGAAATCAACGGTGCCAGTGGCTGGCAGAGAGCAGCATCCATTGTTTGCTGAGCTGCTGTGTTGTGCCAGCCCTGCACTAACTCAGCGATCCTGTGGGGCAGACGCTgtcccaggcaggcaggctggaAGACTGGGAATGTTTTCCTCAGGTCACACAGGTGGTGTGGGGACCAGATGCAAGCCACTTTGGCATGAACCGCAGCTCATGCCTCCTGTGCTTGTCTTTGCAAAACGGCAGATGTTTGGCAGGTGATtgtctctggttttgttttgtgaaaGCTATACAATAGAAACGTTTTAAATTGCTGATAATATGGTTGTGCTGCTCAACTGGTTTGCAAGTTCTTTTATCTAAGCCATTCTGTTATCAAGTAGCCGTCTTTAAAAACAACTAGtcagaaaaatcaacaagtaCTAATATCCTTACTGTAGAAAAATTGGGAAACTCAGTGTttataaatggaaattaaaaatattttattatcccACTTCCCAGAAATAAGCCTTGTTGGTGTTTTGGTACATGTTCTGCCTGTCAACATTATTCTCTTTAAGAATTGTATACAggggtggtctttggggacagtggttaagatgcccaagtgcctgggtttgagtcctggctgcacttctgattccagtttcctgctaatggacacgctggaaacagcaggtgaaagttcaagtcctttgggccctgccgcccacagaggggaccaggatggagtcacctcctggctttgcctgggccagccagccctggctgatggagccatctgaggagtgaaccagcagatggaaaatctctggctgtgtctgactttcaaataaaatgaaaaagagatatTAGTAAATGAAATTACATAAATTGTCAGTCTCCCTCTTCCCAACAGCCCTTATTGGGATAGGTGGGTTTAATTTTGAAGTTGGAAACTAAGGCACAAAAAGGTGAAGTGTCGATCTGCCCCGCATCGGCACGGCTGGTCTGATTTGCAGAGCGCTGTGCACGCACACAGGCAGTCCCCTTGCTAAGCTGCTGTAGCATGTGCCCTGTCCCTTTCGGTGCCACCTGGCCTGTGTGTGCCCTGACCCACTGTCAGCACTGGGAATCTTTCCCCAGGAAGAGTGGCAGGGTTTGCACTGCTGTGTCGTCTCTGCCCACCCTTCTCCGTGCCTGGCGTTCGTGGAGTAGGAGGAAGCAATGTCATCGTAGGCTGCGCGGGGGGGGTTCTTCAGAAGCCGACAATggcctctggttcctggctggTGTGTCACATGCTGACTGGCTGAGAACAGGGATttggcagggcagggctggccgaGCCAGGGGCAGGTGCTTTGTAGTTGCCCCTCAAGCCATCGCTGCCCCACGCACCCACTCTGTGACAGCAAGCTCTTCCCAGCCTGGGGTGTTTGCTTCTCACAGTAGAAATCCTGGTTTACACAGTAATTTGGGgcttagttttaaattttctgtcactcattgtggggcagtgggaggagggTATGTGTACATATCTATCAGTTCTGGCTAAAATTTCTGCAGGGAGGTGATTTCTTTGGGTAGCCTTTGAAGTTAACAACCAGAATGCTTCACAGCGATGTTGCCATTCCTAAGGGAACAGTTATTGGAGTCATCAGGATTCCATGAAGCAGTAGATCTTGGGAGGATGTCTTAATAATTGGGCATGAAATCACTGAACAAATATGGGCAGTTTTCCAAAGTAAATACAAACACTAGCAGAAATGATTTTTGCGGTATTTATGATAGGGAAAATTCAGGTGCTAACCTCAGCATTAGTTAAAGGAACTGTattctcgctctgtctctccagtCTCCCTGATAAGCAGTTTCTCTGTCACTTAACCAGTGCTGCTCCATGCACTGCCGAGCCTAGCCTGTTACACTTTCTTCCAGTCCCATGAAGCCGAGGTCTTGAAGCAGCTTGCCGAGAAACGGGAGCACGAGAAAGAAGTGCTGCAGAAAGCGATAGAAGAGAACAACAACTTCAGCAAAATGGCGGAAGAGAAACTGACCCACAAGATGGAAGCTAACAAAGAGAACCGGGAggcccagatggctgccaagcTGGAGCGTTTGCGAGAGAAGGTGGGTTTCCTGCTTGGTAGAGGGCGCAGGAGCCCGAGGTCGATGCGTCAGTGCTCGCCTGGACTGCCTGCGTTGATCAAAGGTGCTTGGTGTCTCTGTCATCAGTCGAAGGCTTGACCCCTGGAGGAGTCTGATTTTCAGGGGGAGTCTTGAGTGCCTCCCAGCGTAGCTGCACGTCCCCGGGAAGAGCGGTCGGAGGCTTAGTTTCCAGGTTGCACAAGGTCTGCAGGAGGTTCACAGATGATGATGTCAGGACTCCAACCGTGCGATGCCCGCGGCCTGTACagtgtgggctggggctggggcggtggGTGTGACCGGACCTGACAGGCTTTGTGGTTTGATTGACGACCCCGTTTCTTTTCAGGATAAGCACATTGAGGAAGTGCGGAAGAACAAAGAATCCAAAGACCCCGCTGATGAGACTGAAGCTGACTAAGTTCTGAGAATTGactttctccccttccccttcctaaATATCCAAAGACTGTACTGGCCAGTGTCGTTTCATTTGTTCCCTCCTGACAAATACCCTAGCAGCTGATGTAGGACTGTATAGGTAGACCCGACCGTAAGATGTTGTTTTAGGGGCTAAGGGGAGAAACTGAAAGTGTTTGACTCTTTTTCTAAAGTGTTGGTCTTTCTAATGTAGCTATTTTTCTTGCATCTTTCCTACTTCAGTACACTCGTGTACTGGGTTAATGGCTAGTACTGTATTGGCTCTGTGAAAACATGTTTGTGAAAAGAGTATGTAGTGGCTCCTTCCGAACCGTTAGATGCTGATTATCTGTTCACTTTTCAATCCCAATTCTGTCCCTATCTTACCAGATGCTACTGTACTTGAATGGTTAATAAAACTGCACAGTGCTGTTGGTGGCCGGGACTTGTTTTTATTCGGGTGATAAACGACCAAGCCGTAGAGACCCTCCGAGTTCATATTTGTTCCAGATGAGGCCTCTGGGCCAGTGAAGTCCCAGCGTGCACATCCCTGCGAGTTCCCTGCCCTCGAGTTTCCTGCTCCAGAGTCGCTGGCATTGTCTGCTCCCACAATCATCACTTTGTGTGGGTGCCTCGGCCCAGATCAGCTGTTACTATATTCTTTCAGATGTTTATTTGCAAACAAGCATTTTTTTGTTCCTCTGTCCCTGTTAAAGAGGCAGATTAAAGGCACAAATGGTGTTTCTGGAGAACAGTCTTGAGGGAACCTTAAGCTCCTAGGACACTAGCTGGTTGGTTTGCTTTgttgcagctgggggaggggtgccccCTAATGCTTTGCCGTGTCCCCACTTCTGTGAAATGATAGAAAGGGACTTTATTTCCCAGAGTAGCATTGGACTTGGGTGGCCAGGGTTGGCAGATGGCTTCAGCTTGTATCTAGAAGCTGTGATACCCACCATGTCAGAGCATTGCCTCCGTTCAGGGAAAGCCTTTGGCGACTTTCCTAGGCCACTTGGGAAGCGGCCTAATTGCACAGGATCATTTGCTTCTCAGACATCTAAGGCTGCTGGAAGCCGAGTACTTGCAGGAAAGTGGTGTGGGATGACTGCTGGTAGTGGGGCCCACGTGCTGCTGGTGCACGTGCTTCTGCCATTCTGGCTTTGTCTCGCTCTCTCTTAatagtgtgtgtttttaaaggatttatttatttgaaaagaagagttacagagagagaaagagatgatcttccattcactgcttcctTTCCCAGAttacctcaatggccagagctgagccaggccaaagccattagcctagaacttcatccaggcctcccatgtgtgtagcagggccccaagtactagGGTCATCTGCtgttgctgtcccaggtgcattagcaggtagttagatcagaagcagagcggccaggagttacaccagcactcatatgggatgcaggcaacacaggcagaggcttaacccactgtaccacgatgccagccccaactttgaCTTTATCTTACCTTGGGTTTTACTAAACTTATTTATGAGCAAAATAATAGCCTACTTCAGTGTACCTCGTGTTAGgagtgaatgagtgtgtgtggagagagCACGCTTAGGAGTGTTTAGGGTATATTAGCACTTAACTACTGACTATCATTTTCGACCAGCAGCTAAGGAGTGATCTGGTTTGTACTCTGGGTTGGAGCTGATGCAGTTTCAATGTGTCTTGAATTGACTTAAGTTTAGACTAAGATGATCATAGGAGTTCTAAAAAACAGTATGAAGAGTGAACTGGCACATAGAGCCACTGGAGCAAGGTCGAAGGTGGTTTAATATACACACAGTTCTGAGCAGTACGTGAATGACGAGGGAGAGCGGAGCCTTGTGTGCAGGGCTCGGTTTTGGCTGTAGGTCCTGTCTCTGCCGCGCAGTAGGTGTTAAAGGTTTGCAGGGGGTGAGGTGGGGCTTACAGGATCTTGGAAACAGCTCTGAGTGGGTGGGATCCTAAGACCTGAAGGTAGACATTTGGAGTAATGACACCAGGTGTCCTGCAGATGGCAGTAAGCTTGTGTTCACCCAGGGCCTGTGGAGAGGAGAGCAGACCTCAGAGGAAGGCCGAGGAGTTGAGATGGGCCTGAAGGAGGATTTCCTAGCTGGTTCCAGCCAGCCGCACTGCCCTGACTTCTATCCGAAGGCTCACCCGAGCCCCCAGCTCGAGATAGCAGTGTTGCCGGGAAAGGAGAGCGCACATCCCAGCCGTGAGATAGAAACGCCAGCTTTGCTGCTGCACCTCTGAGCTTCGGAAAGTCCTTAGTCCTGGGCTCCAGTTCTCTCCTGGATGGAATGAGGTGCTTGGCTGAGTCAGTTAAGTAGCTTCTACTCCAGACTTCTtgtttgggagggagggaggagtggagggTTCCCCGAGCTTCTGCAGAGAGTTAGTGGAGTCTCTTGACACCTGCCGCCTCCTCTGCTCAGCTGAAGCAGCCAGTCCAGACCCTGTGGCTGGGCGCCGTGCCAGTGGGAGCTGGTGTTCTGCActgcaggggcacagggagggTCTCTGCTTGCTTTGTATGTGCACCTACGTTGTAAAAATGTAGGGCTTGACAAGCTCCAGCATGCAGCAGCCTCGGTGGAGGGGCTCTGGCCCCTGACCGGAAAGGCCCGGCTTCCCCCAGTGTGACCCAGGACAGTCCTTTCCCTGGCCTTGGGCACCAAATCCTACCGGGACAAGTGGGCTGCTGAAACTGGATCCCagggaggaagaagtggggaATGGGCCAGATGTTCCACGGCTGCCAGCCGGCCAAATGACGGGAGAGAGAAGGACTGAGCCTCTGCCTGGGCTTCAATCCGTGGGGCTCCTGCTCCCTTCACTGCAAAATCCCTGGtatttcctggggtgggggtaggggtggcaTTGGGGGGGCTCCCTGTGCTAACCCTGGTTTCCCCTCTTTGGTGGTGTCACAGTTCTTAGTGCTTAATAGTAGCAgctaagaatttctttttaatatttatttatttaaaagagttagaaggagatagggagggagagagatcttccacccactggttcactttccaaatggctgaagccagaagcctggaattccatcagggcagggcctaagcacttgtgccgtcttctgcagctctcccaggcacattagcaaggagctggattggacgtggagcagctggcagtTGACCTGGTGCTTTGATaggagatgctggtgccgcaagcagcagcttaacctgctgcgccacaacaccagccctgcaagCC contains:
- the STMN1 gene encoding stathmin isoform X2 — its product is MARKDENLWLPSPPDSVAYTASLLSSFTMASSDIQVKELEKRASGQAFELILSPRSKESVPDFPLSPPKKKDLSLEEIQKKLEAAEERRKSHEAEVLKQLAEKREHEKEVLQKAIEENNNFSKMAEEKLTHKMEANKENREAQMAAKLERLREKDKHIEEVRKNKESKDPADETEAD
- the STMN1 gene encoding stathmin isoform X4, which encodes MARKDENLYIQVKELEKRASGQAFELILSPRSKESVPDFPLSPPKKKDLSLEEIQKKLEAAEERRKSHEAEVLKQLAEKREHEKEVLQKAIEENNNFSKMAEEKLTHKMEANKENREAQMAAKLERLREKDKHIEEVRKNKESKDPADETEAD
- the STMN1 gene encoding stathmin isoform X1 translates to MPSRAPGFRKDRLKTQLQGLPSPPDSVAYTASLLSSFTMASSDIQVKELEKRASGQAFELILSPRSKESVPDFPLSPPKKKDLSLEEIQKKLEAAEERRKSHEAEVLKQLAEKREHEKEVLQKAIEENNNFSKMAEEKLTHKMEANKENREAQMAAKLERLREKDKHIEEVRKNKESKDPADETEAD
- the STMN1 gene encoding stathmin isoform X5, whose product is MASSDIQVKELEKRASGQAFELILSPRSKESVPDFPLSPPKKKDLSLEEIQKKLEAAEERRKSHEAEVLKQLAEKREHEKEVLQKAIEENNNFSKMAEEKLTHKMEANKENREAQMAAKLERLREKDKHIEEVRKNKESKDPADETEAD
- the STMN1 gene encoding stathmin isoform X3 — protein: MPSRAPGFRKDRLKTQLQDIQVKELEKRASGQAFELILSPRSKESVPDFPLSPPKKKDLSLEEIQKKLEAAEERRKSHEAEVLKQLAEKREHEKEVLQKAIEENNNFSKMAEEKLTHKMEANKENREAQMAAKLERLREKDKHIEEVRKNKESKDPADETEAD